DNA from Paludisphaera mucosa:
CGCGACCGCCTCGCGCGTGTGGGCCGGCATGGTGCGGACGGCGTCGCTCGCCTCCCCTGCGCCGGTCGAGCGAGGTTGTTGTCCACCTCGTTGGTGGGGCGATAAGCAGTCGGCTGCGAGGTGGCCGAATTGCGGCGCAACGACGACGGCGTCGTCATACCGCCCTGCCACGCACGGGCCGGCGCCGATCCGAGTCGCACCGGGATCGACGGCGACGGATCGACGCGCGGTCGAGACGGCGTCGTTCGAAAGATCGTCGTCGCCCGCGGGGTGGCGGTCGTCGCGGCGGTCCGCACCGGCACGGTCGACGACGAGTTCGAGGCGGCTGGATGCGCTTGAGGCTCGGCGATGGAGACTCGGTTCGGCATGATGCTCATCGCGATCAGGCCGCCGCCGGGGAGGTCGCGTTGTTCCAGCCCCTCCAGACCCGATGGCTTGATCGCCCGCCGGCCCCGGGTCCAGCGTTCCTTCAGCCAACGTCGGGCGCATCGCCGCAGCCAACTTGGTGTCGCTTTCATGGTGTCCTCCTGGACTGGAAACAGGCCGTACGGGTCCCCGTTCCGTGGTCCCTCGGGGGGACGGGTGGGCGCGCCGCGACGCCTCCCGGGTGTGACGACCCGGGCGCACGCGTTGAGCGGTTGTTCCAGCGGCCTCGACCCGTTGATGGGAACCGGGACGAGGCGTCGTCCCTCACGAGTGGATTGTGTCAGGGTGGAAGTGGGCGGAGCGTCGTCGCGCGCCTCCGATCCCCCGGGCGGCTCCTGGACCGCGCGTGCCGATCTCGCAACGGGAGTCCGCCCGCCACCCTTACGGGCGGACGACGCCGGCCGAGAGCTGCGCGACACGGATTCGGTCTGGTCGATCACCGAGGCCCAGGCGTCGGGCGGAGATGAAGGACGATCGTCGTCGACGAACGCTCCGTCATGCCAATCGGAAACGCGATTCCGACGCGCGCCAGCCTGCGAATTTCTTCGGAGTCGACGAGCGTCGTCGAATCCGCCGGCCTGCGCGCCGCAGTGAGGCCCATCTTTCTCACGCCGACTCGGAGTCGGGCGTCACGACCTCGGCGTCGCCGTCCGCTCCCGGAACTTCGCGCCGCTGATCTTCGCGCCCCAGATCCTGGGGATCTTGACGAGGCTTTTGACCTCGTCGTAGGACATCCCCGTCGCGACGAGCTTCTTCATGGCGGGGAGGAACGTCTCGTCGAAGAACGGCCCCATCTTGTCGGCGACCCGCTTGTCGAACGACGCGGCGGTGATCGTCGATTTCTGCTTCGTCTCGGCGGCCTTCTTGTCGCGTTCATGCGCGCCGCCCGAGCCACCGAGCTTCGCCCGGGCTCCCATGACGGCGGCGACCATCCCTCGCTCCTTGGCCTCGGGCTGGCTCGCCCCGTCGTGGAGGGCCTTGGCGTAGGCGTAGGTCGCCAGGATGTCGAACTTGCCGATCGACACGTCGGTCTGCTTCGCCATGGTCCGACCCTTTACCGAGGATTCGGTCCCGCGCCGGAGGACCCGTCCGTCCCGGTGGGAGCGCCCGGAGCCGTGGTGCCCGGACCGGTCGTCGTCGAGGTCGAAGCCGGCGTGTTGCCGCTGCCGCCGTCGGACTCGCTGTGTCCCGGCGCGGCGACGTTGGGCGCCGCGTTCGGGTTCATCTCCCCCTTGCCGCATCCTGAGAGCGACGCCAGGACCAGCACCGACGCCGCGATCGCGCCCATCATCCAGTTCTTCGCAAGCATCGAGACAGCTCCATTCGACGGATGGTGACCGAGGACTTCAAGGCCAGGGTGCCGTCACATCGACGAAGCAAAGTCCGGGCCGATTCAGCCTGGAAGCGCATCCCCCGACCGGACGAACAACGGAAAACGACCTTGTAAGCGAACGAGCCATCCGTCGCGGGATCCGCATCCGATCGGCGAACCTTCGGCGGCCATCGCCGCTCTGGAGATGCGGAGGGTGGTGCAGGTGAGGGCTACTTACCTTTAATCGGTCGAGGTCGCCGGTTCGAGTCCGGCCAGCCTTTCGGGGCTGTAGCTCAGTCGGCAGAGCGCGCACGTTCCTTCATCGTCTCTTCCCCCTCCTTTTCGAATCCTCGTGCGGTGGTGTGGATCAGGGTTACTTATTTTCCACTAAGCCCGACCTTGGTCGCTTCTTCCCCGCACGGCTCCCGCAACAGGGCGGTGGTGCAGGACAGGGATCCTTAAGTTAGAGCGCCGGTTCGCCGGAGGTCGTGGGTTCGACCCCCACCGGGCCGCAAGGTCCAGTAGCTCAGTCACGTCCCTTTCCGTCGCTTCCCCGCCCGCTTTGATCGATGGGTCTTGATATGGCTACGCTGAACCGAATCCTGAAGATCTTCACCCACGAAGGGGCCCCGGCCTCCCGGATCGACGCGCTGGCCCAGCTCGAACGCTCGGTCATGTCGTGCCTGCTCTGGGAAGCCGAGTTCTACGAGGGCGGCCAGGCCATCGGCCGGCGGATCGCCGACCTGGTGAAGCAGGTCCCGGCCGAGGACGTCGCCCGGGTGGCGATCCGGGCCAAGGAGGACATGCGGCTCCGCCAAGTCCCGCTGCTGCTCGCCCGCGAGCTGATGCGGACGAAGGAGGGCCGCGCCGTCGCGAAGGACGTCCTCCCGCGCGTCATCGTGCGCCCCGACGACATCACCGAGTTCCTGGCGATCTACTGGAAGGACGAGAAGGACGAGCCGCTGGCCAAGCAGGTGAAGCGTCACGTCGGCGAGTCTTTCCGCAAGTTCGACGAGTACCAGCTGGCCAAGTACAACGGCGGTCGGAAGGCCGTCACGCTGCGCGACGCCATCCGGATCACCCGGCCGAAGCCGAAGGACGAGGCGCAGGCGACCCTGTGGAAGCGCCTCGTGAAGGGCGAGCTGGCGACGCCGGATACCTGGGAAGTCGAGCTGTCGAAAGGCGGCGACAAGAAGGCCTCGTGGCAGCGGCTGCTGGCCGAGGGCAAGCTCGGCGGCCTGGCCATGCTCCGCAACCTCCGCAACATGACGCAGGCCGGCGTCGACGCCGAGTCGATCCGCCAGGGCCTCCGCGAGCTGAAAGTCGGCCGGCTGCTGCCGATCAACTTCATCGCCGCGGCCCGCCACAACTCGAAGTTCGAGCCCGAGCTGGAGGCGAAGTACTTCGAGTGCTTCGCCGGGCGCGGGACGCTGAAGGAGGAGACGATCATCCTGGTCGACGTCTCGGGCTCGATGGACCAGCCGCTCTCCGGGAAGTCGGAGATGCGGCGGTTGGACGTCGCCTGCTCGCTGGCGATGATCGGGCGCGAGATGTTCGAGAGCCTGCGGGTGTTCACATTCTCCACCGACCTGGTCGAGGCGCCCGCCCGCCGCGGCTTCGCCCTACGCGACGCCATCGTGGGCTCGCAGCCTCACGGCGGCACGGCGCTCGGCCGGGCGCTCCAGGCCTTGCCGAAGCGCGATCGGCTGATCGTGATCACCGACGAGCAGAGCCACGACCCGGCGCCCCAGCTCAAGGGCTACCTGATCAACGTGGCCAGCCACAAGAACGGCGTCGGTTACGGCTCCTGGGTCCACATCGACGGCTGGTCGGACAAGGTGCTGGACTACATCGCCACGTACGAAGCGAACGCCGCCGGGTGAGCGACGGCCACTCGGCCGGCGGCCCCACGAGGCTCGCCCGCTTGCGGAAACGGCCGGATCGTCAGATCCGCCGGAACCTCGCGGGCGAGCTTCTTCGATTCATACCGCTCCCGCATTCGTCCGGAACCGACCGCCCGGTTTGACGACGCGCACCATGGCCGACGTCCCTTCCACGTCCAGGTACACGGCGGGCGAGGCGGGGAACCTCGCCAGCCGGGCCGTTGGCGAATGGCGATAGACGGGCTCGTCAGTGCCGTCCTGCTGCTCCCATTTCGAGCCGTCGGAAAGCTCGAAAACCCGGCCTCCCTTGTAGCCGTGGAACGCGCCGACCAGCCGGCCCTCCCAGATCGTCTCCATGCGACCACCTCCGCGAGGAGGCTACCGCGCCGGTGGACGTGTGTCCAGAAGCAAGCAAGAGCGGAGCATCTCGGTGCTCCGACTGGAGACGCGCGGTAATCCTCCTCGGAGCGTTACCTACGGATGGGTTTCGCTTGCGGCGGCTGGACGGTCAGGGTCTTGCCCGTGTCGATCGTGGTCTTCGCGCCGTTGGGATCGGTCACCGAGACGAGCACGCGATAAGTGCCGGCGGTCAGGGCCGAGTCGAGTCGGCCCGCGGAGAGGTTCATGCGGGCCGGGACGCCCGCCTTGAACCGGACGTTGGCCGCCTTGCTCGCGATCGTCGAATCGCTCGACGCGCCGGACGTCGTCGACGAGAGGACCAACTCGGCCTGAAGACGTTGGGAGACGGCGCCCGAGGACGCGGTCAGGCCGACCGTCTGCTGGATCCGGGCTTTCTGGCCGGCGATCGCCGTCGCGGGCAGGGCGCCTCGGGCCGTCACGCTCAGGCCCGGCACGGGCGCGACGGCTTGGGGCTTCACGGCGATGGGCGTCGTCGACGGCTGCGTCCCCGGCGAGACGGTGACGCGGAAGGTCTCGGTCGCGGCGCTGCCGTCCGAGCCGTAGCCCACGACGGTGATCTTCGCGGTCCCCGCCGCGAGCGGGGTCACGACCAGTTTGTTCCCCTGGAGCGAGGCCGAGGCCACCGCGGGGGCGTCGCTGACGGCGGAGAAGCCCTCGTCGGCCGTCGTCACGCTCTTGATCAGGACCAGGTTGGAAGGCTGGACGGTCGTCCCGGCCTTGTAGTTCAGCAGGGGGGCCGAATCCAGCGGCGAGGCCATGGGGCCGGGCGACGGCACGGGCGCCGCCGCGATCGCGTCCATCACGGCCAGGCCCGACTGCCCCACCACGCGGCCGAAGACGGTGAAGCCGCCGTTCTGCTTGTCGAGGTTGGCGGCGTTAGCGTCCGACTCGTTGAAGAAGAACTGGCTCGTCGCGCTGTTCGGGTCGCTGCCGAGCTTGGCCATCGCGATCGTGCCGCGGACGTTCGACGCGCCGAACTCGTTCTGGACCGGGGCGTCCGTCGCCGTGGTCGCGACGTCGGGCTTGGTCGTGAGCTGAAAGCCGCCCGCCTGCCAGACGAAGCCGGGGACCGAGCGGTGGACGATCGAATTGGAGTAGGCGCCCTTGTTGATGTAACTCTCGAAGTTCGCCACGGTCTTCGGCGTCGTCGAGGGGGTCATCAGGACCGGGATCGTGCCGAGCGACGTGTCGAAGATCGCGAAATTGTCCGTCGCGGTCGGGTCGTTGAAGTGGCTGCCCAGGTCGACCGGGACCGCGGCCGCGCCGGCGGCGACGGTCACGTCCGGCAGCGGCGTCGCCGCGGCGATCGTCATCAGGGCGCGGGTCTCAAGGTGCTCGACCTGGCCCATTGGGCGTGCGCGCCGCGCTCGTACTTGCCTCTTCATCGGCCGCTCTCCGGAATGCTCGACGACCTGGCATGCGGGGCGGCGACGGCGAGGATGCAGGCTCAACCAGGAAGGGACTTCGGTCGGGTCAAGATCGTCGGCATGGACGTTCCGAGGCGAAGAACTCGACGCTCGGCGTCCATGCCCGTCACGCGATAGGCCGCCCCTAAATACTCCGGATTGGATTTCGGCGACAGGCCAGTTTCGGGGCGGGGATGCCCCTCGACGCGACGATCAGCCTCTGAACGAGGGACGGCCCCGGGCCGCATGGATTTCGGACCTCCGGGACCTGAACCAGGCTTCACATCAATCGATTCACATCTGCTTCCTGCGATGGGAATGCTTCACGCCGCTTAGCAACCCGACGAAGCCGAGGCCGGCCATCATGATCGACGACGGTTCGGGGATGGCGGTCGGGCCGACGGTCGAGATCCCGCCGCCGGCCGCGTCGCCGACGAGCCGCCAGGATGACGTGTCGCCCCAGGAGCCGTAGCTTCCCTTCGCCGCGAACAACTCCACCGACGCTTCGCCATAACCCTCGAAGAAGACGAGATCCAGGGTGTAGGCCCCGGCGGAGGCGAAGGTGACGACGCCGAAGTTGTCGGTGGCGCCGTGGATTCCCGAATCGTCGATCACGTTCTGAAGGCCGCCGCCCGCGTCGATTCGCAGGCGCACGCCGTCGTCGGAGTTCGTGCCGAACGTGTAGGTCCCGGCCGAATCGATGAAGATCGTCGCCGTGGCGTGGATCGCGAAATCGTCGCGGCTCGACCCGATCGCCAAGCTGTCGGGGAAGCCGGCGTCGTCCCCGAAACGGCCGATAGGAGACTCGTCGGTATAGTTGATTACGGCCGCCGTCGCCGTCGTCTGGCGTGCCACGCCGCTCCCCGCCAGCAGGGCGTCGGCGTCCGCGAGGCTCCGAATCGGGCCCGTGGATTGGACGTCGCGGACCACGAATTCGGCACGGGCGCCTCGCGGCGTGGCGAGGAGGGCGGCGGCGACGGCCGCGACGATCAGGATCGAGTTCGAGCGTTGCGTATTCAAGTGGGCAACTCCGGTAAAGACTCGGTAATGCTCGCCGGAGAGTGCGAGCCGAAGCGACCGCGAGGGCGTCCAGTGAAGATCGCATGCGGATGGCCCGCATGGATCAAGCGCTGTGCTATGGACGAAGAGCCGCGAGCCTCGCCCCACCGGACGCGAAATTCGGATCGAATTCCGCCGTGAAAATTCGTGAACCTGAAAAGGGAATGAAACCTGCGGCATCCCTCGATATTCTCAACTCTCCGGAATACCACCCGATGGCGGGTCTTGGAGGTGCGATGGGCGCCGATACGCAGGGCGACGGCCGAGGGGGCGGGGATGCCCGCTCTGGCCGGCCCTTCGACGATTGGGATGCTCTTGAAGGGCAGAGGCCCTTTCTGAAGCGGGCGGCCTTATGCGCCGGCCAGTCGGTTCTGAACTCGGCGAACGACGCTTCGGACGTGGTCCAGAACACGCTCATCGAGGCGAAGCGATGGGCGGAGAGCTTTCGGGGGCGGACCGAGGCGGAGTGGAAGGCCTGGCTGCTCCGCTTGCTGCGGACCCAGTTGTCGCGCCTAAGGAGAAAACCTTCCGCGATCGCGGCGTCGCCGGATCACCCGCAAATCCACGACCAGGCGGACTCGGGGACGGCGCCGAGCAAGGCGGCGGTTCGAAGCGAGCGGGCGGACGCCCTGGCGAAGGCGCTGCTGTGGCTGGATCCCCGTGATCAGGAGCTTCTGCGGCTTCGTCACGAGGAGCGGTGGGAGTTCGCGGCGATCGCCGGCCGCCTGGGCCTGCCGTCGCCCGACGCGGCCCGGAAGCGGCACATGCGGGCGGTGAACCAGCTTCGCCTGATACTGGGGCCCGCCCATGACCCCGTCTGACTCGACTTCGCCCGAGGAGCCTCATCGAGGTCCGGCGCCTTCCGAGGCGTTCCCGGACTCGACGGAGTCGGAGGCCGAGCTGTTCTCCGAGGTGTACGGCCCGCAGACGCTCGACGATTTCCGGAAGATCGTCGCCGAGCTGGACGGGGCCTGGCCGAGCCTGGGCAACGAGAAGGCGCACCGCATCGCCCAGGTCGGCCCCTTCGAGAACCTCGTCCAGGTCGGCAGCGGCGGGATGGGGATCGTCTTCCGGGGGTTCGACCCCAGGACGGGCGAGCACGTCGCGGTCAAGGTCGCGGCCCCGGGCGTCATGATCGACGCCCCCCTCCGAGAACGGTTCCGGCGCGAGGCCAGCGCGGCGAAGTCGCTCGACCACCCGAACATCGTGCGTTTCCGGGAGTCGGGGGAGGACGGGCGGTACCTGTACATCGCCAGCGATTTCTGCGACGGGCCGAACCTCGAGAAGTGGCTGCGTTGGCGTTCCGACCTCGTGGCGCCGCGGGCTGCGGCGGAATTCGTCGCGATCCTGGCCGACGCCGTCGCCCATTCCCATGGGCGCGAGGTCATCCATCGGGACATCAAGCCTTCCAACATCCTGCTCCCCGACGGCTGGCATGTGGAGGAGCTGGAAAGCCTATCGCCGTTGCTCGCCGACTTCGGGCTGGCGAAGCTCGGGGAATCGGATGAGCACGGCGACCCGGACGCGTCGCACATGCTCCTGAGCGTCACGGGCGAGGTCCTCGGAACTCCTCCTTACATGGCGCCCGAGCAAGCGCAGGGGAACCGATCGGCGATCGGACCCAGGACCGACATTCACGGCCTCGGGGCGCTCCTCTACAAATTGCTGACGGGCCGCCCGCCATTCCAGGGTGCGACCAGGGCCAAGATCATACGGGCCGTGATTCGGGATGATCCGATCCCGCCCAGCGTGCAGAGGGCGGGCCTGCCGCCCGAGCTGGACGTCATCGTCCTGAAGTGCCTGGAGAAGAATCCTCGCCATCGGTACGGCTCGGCGGTCGAGCTGTCCGACGACCTGAGGAGATGCTTTTCCGGGCGAAAGATCCGTGCGAGGCCCGCACCCTTCAGGCGTCGGGCGGCCCGCTGGATCCGACGTCGCCCGAAGCTGGCCTTCGGCCTCGCGATCGCGTCCTTGACGTGCGCACTCGTGCTGTGCGCCGGCGTCGGCTGGAGCCTCTGGTTGACGCACCTGAACGGGATCGTCACAAGAGAGCGCGATCTCGCCAATCGCCTGAACTACGGCCTCCGGCTCCAGTCGGTCCAACGGCCTCTCCGAGAGGGGGAACTCGGTCGCGCGCAGCGGCTCTTGAGGGACCTCCGCCCCGCCGAAGGGCAGCCGGACCTCCGCGAGTTCGCCTGGCGCCTCCTCTGGAGCACGAGCCGCGAGGAAGCCCGCCTGCTCGGGGAGATGGACTCCTTCGTCACGCCGAGCGACTCGCCGTTGAGCCGCGACGGTCGTTGGCTGGGGCTCATCGACTACGAGGGGAATCTCGGGCTGTTCGACGCCGAGCGAGGCGAGCTCGTGCGATACCGACGCCGCCTGGAGAAGGGACGCGGCGACAAGGTCGCGATCTCACCCGACGGCCGGTTCTTGATCGCGACTTTCGCCGAAGCCGACTCGAACGGCTCCACCAGTGCCGTGAAGGCCCAGGTCTGGGATGTTCTCGACGGCTCGATGCGCGACCTTCTTCCGAAGATCGATCCTGGCCCGGTCGACCATCTCATGCTCGCGGATCAGGGGCGGATCATCGCCTTGAAGAGTCGACGATACGTTCGACCGGGGAGCGACGAGGATGATCTGTCGATCTGGCGGATCGGCCTGGATGGGGGCGTCGCCCCCATGCTCGTCGGGAGTCGGCATAGCAAGGGGGTGGCGTTCCACTACTTCGGAATCTCGCCGGACGGCTCGATGTACGTCGATCGCGATCCTGTGCATGGTCTTGCGATTTACGACACGAAGGCCCTTTCGATTCGCAAGGTCCTTGATCAATCGCCGCGCAATCCAGAAAGATATCACGCACGATTCTCGGCCGATGGACGTCGATTGGCCGTCGCCGACCTGGATGCTCATCACGTCTACGCCTGGGACGTCGCCACCGGAGTGCTGGATTTTCGCATGGTCATGCCGGGAGTCGCCGTCACGCAGATGGCCTTGCAACCAAATGGCAAGGCGATTTTGATCTCCGACCAGAATCGGCGATTGCGTCTCATCGACCCTTCGCGAAACGCCGACGTCGAAGTTCATCCTCCGCCTGCTCATCCGGGACCGGTGTTTGATCTCCGCCTGGCGTTCACGGCGGACGGGAAGGAGTTCCTGGCCGATCGCGAGGTCTACATGGAACCCAGCAAGATCGAACTGAGATCCGCGGCCCATGGCGCGCTTCTCGCCGAATCGCCGGTTCGCGAGGCAGGGGCGGTTCGGCTGTGGTCGGTGCTCGACCCCACTGTGGGAAGGCCGGGGCTGATCTACAGCGTGGGGCGTCACGTCTGGCATTGGGATTGGGAGGCGACCCTGCGGCGGCGAGCCCCTGTCCCGAAGATCAAGCACGACGACGAGGGGTGGGCGGTGGCCTACAGCCGCGACGGCGCCCGCCTCGCGACGGGCAGCAACGACACGAACGAGAGCCAGACCATCAAGATCTGGGACGCTCGTTCGAAGGCCTTCCTGAAAGGCTGGAGGGCCCACGAGGCGACCGTCACGTCGGTCTCGTTCTCGCCGGACGGTCGCCGCCTGCTCTCCTCGGGGCTGGCCGTCTCCGGGGGCGTGAGGATCTGGGACCCGACGAGCGGCGTACTCCTCGGCGAGCCCGAGTGGCCCGCGGAGGCTGCTCGAAACGCCGCGTTCAACGAGACGGGGACGCTCCTGGCCGCGGTCGGCAACCAGGGGACGCTCCGGGTCTGGAACGCCAGGGACCTGACGGTGAGATGGACCCGCACCGCGCACGCCGATCGGATCCACGCCCTGGCGTTCTCGCCCGACGCGTCACGGATCGCGACCGGCGCGTGCGACGGACTCCTCCGATTCTGGGACGCCGAATCCGGGCGCCAGGCCGGAGAGGTGCGCCTGACGTCGCAGCCGTTCGCGATCGCTTACGCCCCGGACGGGGCGAGCCTGGCCGTGGCATGCGGAGAAGGCGACATCCACATCATCGACCCCACCACCGGGGCGATCCTTCGAACCTTGCGCTGCGACGACCAGGAGCTGCGGGCCCTCGCCTACAGCGTCGACGGCCGTACGCTGGCCGTCGGCGGGATCGGCAAGGCGGTGCAGCTCTGGGATCCGACGACGGGATACGAACTCCTCACCCTCGAAGGGCAGCCGGGCCAGGTCAACGCCGTGGCCTTCTCCCCGGACGATAGGGAGCTGGCGTCGATCGACCATTCGGGCGAGGTGCGAACCTGGCGGGCCGCGCCGCTCGATCCGTGACGCGGTCGATTCGCCTCTTGTTCGGGCGCTGAGCCGGCTCGGTCGAGTTCATGCGCCCTCAGTGCCTCGCCGCCGACCGCGGATGCGGCGCCGATGCTGCAAGAGTCGAACGATGAACGGAAGGCCGACGTCGACACGGAGCGGCACCTCGCGTCGCGCCCCATCGCCCCGGTCCACCGCTCATGGCCGCCTGTCGAGCCATCGCCCCACGCGCACGAGGCTCGATGAGGCGTCGGCCGGCAGGAAAGGGCTGGAGTCCACCATCGATGGTCCTGGGAGGCACCCCATGGCGAGCGAACCGAGGCCGAGGCTGACGAAAGTCTCCACATTCGCCGGGGCGGACGGCGAGCCCTTCTCGTTCATCACCCGCATCTGGCGGAAGGGCGCAGCCCGCCGCTGCACGCTCTGCCCCGAGTGCAACCGCCAGTCCTTGGCGATCTTCTCGATGTGCGCGGTCGTCACGCCCGGCTTCATCAGCGACGAGGACGCCGAGATGCACCGATTCACGCCCGGCGACGCGATGCCGGAAACGAAGGTCGAAATCAGGGAGGTGGACCCGGGCGAGCCCGGTTAGAAATCCGCGTCCACCACCCTGGCGCCCACCCTGCGGAACCCGTGATACCGCGTTCCCTGGTACGTCAACGTCCCCTGGTCGCCCTCCGCCAGCAGGCCGTACTCCCGCCCGGATAGGCCGAACTCGTGACGATCGCCATCCTTGAGTTCGAAGGTGGCGTAGTAAAAGGTGCGCACCCGGCCGTGCATCTGGTTGTGGGAATGCCCGCGCATCTCGGTCCGCTTGGACACGAGGCGTGAGTGCGCCTCCTCGACCGGCAGGCTGTTGTTGCGCGACCACTCGGCGAGCCCCGTGACGGCCTGATAGGCGATCGTCACGACCATGATCAGGAAGACCGCGGCGATGAGGAGCGGCACGAGCACGAAGAGGATTTCCATGGGCGTCCTCGCGGCGGGGGAGCGGTGACCGACGGAGCCGAAACGCGAAACCTCATCGGTGTTCGTCCGCGAGCCGCCTCTATTCGACCGATTCCCACTCCCGACCGCGGGGCCGAGGTCTCGCCGGCCCTCATCAGGCGACCCGCCCGGCTCACCAGAAGATGATGTTGAGAGCCGCGAGGACGATCGCGACGACCAGTGCCCAGAACTTGGGGGCCTGGTACCAGGCGACGGGCCCGTTGTCAGGGAGCTTCGTCAGGCCCAAAACCAGGTTGTGCAGCTCGGCCTCGGGCTTGGGCGTCGTGAAGAGGCTCACCAGGGTGATGACCGTCACGCAGATCAAGAGCGTCCACATCGAAGTGTAGACGTTCACGGCCATGGGCTTGGCCTTCTCGGACCGGGCGATGTACTTGGCGTGCGCCGGGTTGAACTCGGCCGGGTTGAACGTCTGGGTCACGTCCGAGGCCACGACCCGCACGCCCGGCCCGAGCACGACCTCGGCCCCCTCCGCGCCGAATTTGTCGGGCCTGTTCGTGTCGGCCAGCAGCACGTCGGGCGCGATCAGCCGCACGGGGATCGACTCGCCCTTCTCGACGACCTTCGCGGGGGTCGCCCCGGGCGCGCTCAGGGTCCTGTCGCCCGACGTCCAGGCGGGCTCCTGGCCGACCTCGATCGGCACGTTGGTCGTCCGCACCACGCCCTTCTCGACGGTCACCCGGTTGACGACCTGCGAATCGCCCTCGCCGACGCTCTCGACGCGCACCACCGCGCCCGGGTCGAGGATCGCGGTGGGGCGGGGGCGATGGCCGTCGGGGAACGTGTGGACGAAGCCCCACATCGCCATCGACGACAGGATGGCCGTCAGGAAGCCGACGAACGCCCCCGTCGGCGTCGCCCGCTTCCACATCATCCCCAGGATCACCACCCCGAACAGCGGCACGATGAAGAAGAAGATCAAGACCTGGAGGAACTCCAGGATGTTCGAGAAGTAGAACAGCGAGTACGCCGTCCCCACCGACATCATGATCCCCAGCAGCGAGCACCAGCGCCCCATCGACAGGTAGTGGGCGTCGCTGGCGTTCTTCCGGATCAGGGTCCGGTAGACGTCGTACGTCCAGACCGTCGCGAAGGCGCTCGCGTTGCCCGCCATGCCCGACATGAAGCCGGCGATCATTGCCGTGACGCCCAGGCCCAGCAGCCCGGGCCCCAGGTATCGCCCCATCAGCAAGGGGAGGACGTCATTATAGGTGCGGTGCGTGATGTTCGCCCGCGGGTCGGCCTCCGAGACCAGCACCAGCGGCGTGCCGTCGCTGTGCAGCAGCACGGCCAGCCCCAGCAGGCCCGGCAGCGTCACGATCAGGGGGACGCACATCTTCAGCGCCGCGCCGATGATCGTCCCGTTCTGGGCCGCCCGCAGGTCCTTGGCGACGATCACCCGCTGGACCTGCAGGAAGTCGGTGCACCAGTAGCCGAACCCGACGCC
Protein-coding regions in this window:
- a CDS encoding TROVE domain-containing protein; translated protein: MATLNRILKIFTHEGAPASRIDALAQLERSVMSCLLWEAEFYEGGQAIGRRIADLVKQVPAEDVARVAIRAKEDMRLRQVPLLLARELMRTKEGRAVAKDVLPRVIVRPDDITEFLAIYWKDEKDEPLAKQVKRHVGESFRKFDEYQLAKYNGGRKAVTLRDAIRITRPKPKDEAQATLWKRLVKGELATPDTWEVELSKGGDKKASWQRLLAEGKLGGLAMLRNLRNMTQAGVDAESIRQGLRELKVGRLLPINFIAAARHNSKFEPELEAKYFECFAGRGTLKEETIILVDVSGSMDQPLSGKSEMRRLDVACSLAMIGREMFESLRVFTFSTDLVEAPARRGFALRDAIVGSQPHGGTALGRALQALPKRDRLIVITDEQSHDPAPQLKGYLINVASHKNGVGYGSWVHIDGWSDKVLDYIATYEANAAG
- a CDS encoding PA14 domain-containing protein, with translation MNTQRSNSILIVAAVAAALLATPRGARAEFVVRDVQSTGPIRSLADADALLAGSGVARQTTATAAVINYTDESPIGRFGDDAGFPDSLAIGSSRDDFAIHATATIFIDSAGTYTFGTNSDDGVRLRIDAGGGLQNVIDDSGIHGATDNFGVVTFASAGAYTLDLVFFEGYGEASVELFAAKGSYGSWGDTSSWRLVGDAAGGGISTVGPTAIPEPSSIMMAGLGFVGLLSGVKHSHRRKQM
- a CDS encoding sigma-70 family RNA polymerase sigma factor — encoded protein: MDQALCYGRRAASLAPPDAKFGSNSAVKIREPEKGMKPAASLDILNSPEYHPMAGLGGAMGADTQGDGRGGGDARSGRPFDDWDALEGQRPFLKRAALCAGQSVLNSANDASDVVQNTLIEAKRWAESFRGRTEAEWKAWLLRLLRTQLSRLRRKPSAIAASPDHPQIHDQADSGTAPSKAAVRSERADALAKALLWLDPRDQELLRLRHEERWEFAAIAGRLGLPSPDAARKRHMRAVNQLRLILGPAHDPV
- a CDS encoding serine/threonine-protein kinase, which codes for MTPSDSTSPEEPHRGPAPSEAFPDSTESEAELFSEVYGPQTLDDFRKIVAELDGAWPSLGNEKAHRIAQVGPFENLVQVGSGGMGIVFRGFDPRTGEHVAVKVAAPGVMIDAPLRERFRREASAAKSLDHPNIVRFRESGEDGRYLYIASDFCDGPNLEKWLRWRSDLVAPRAAAEFVAILADAVAHSHGREVIHRDIKPSNILLPDGWHVEELESLSPLLADFGLAKLGESDEHGDPDASHMLLSVTGEVLGTPPYMAPEQAQGNRSAIGPRTDIHGLGALLYKLLTGRPPFQGATRAKIIRAVIRDDPIPPSVQRAGLPPELDVIVLKCLEKNPRHRYGSAVELSDDLRRCFSGRKIRARPAPFRRRAARWIRRRPKLAFGLAIASLTCALVLCAGVGWSLWLTHLNGIVTRERDLANRLNYGLRLQSVQRPLREGELGRAQRLLRDLRPAEGQPDLREFAWRLLWSTSREEARLLGEMDSFVTPSDSPLSRDGRWLGLIDYEGNLGLFDAERGELVRYRRRLEKGRGDKVAISPDGRFLIATFAEADSNGSTSAVKAQVWDVLDGSMRDLLPKIDPGPVDHLMLADQGRIIALKSRRYVRPGSDEDDLSIWRIGLDGGVAPMLVGSRHSKGVAFHYFGISPDGSMYVDRDPVHGLAIYDTKALSIRKVLDQSPRNPERYHARFSADGRRLAVADLDAHHVYAWDVATGVLDFRMVMPGVAVTQMALQPNGKAILISDQNRRLRLIDPSRNADVEVHPPPAHPGPVFDLRLAFTADGKEFLADREVYMEPSKIELRSAAHGALLAESPVREAGAVRLWSVLDPTVGRPGLIYSVGRHVWHWDWEATLRRRAPVPKIKHDDEGWAVAYSRDGARLATGSNDTNESQTIKIWDARSKAFLKGWRAHEATVTSVSFSPDGRRLLSSGLAVSGGVRIWDPTSGVLLGEPEWPAEAARNAAFNETGTLLAAVGNQGTLRVWNARDLTVRWTRTAHADRIHALAFSPDASRIATGACDGLLRFWDAESGRQAGEVRLTSQPFAIAYAPDGASLAVACGEGDIHIIDPTTGAILRTLRCDDQELRALAYSVDGRTLAVGGIGKAVQLWDPTTGYELLTLEGQPGQVNAVAFSPDDRELASIDHSGEVRTWRAAPLDP
- a CDS encoding peptidylprolyl isomerase; this encodes MGQVEHLETRALMTIAAATPLPDVTVAAGAAAVPVDLGSHFNDPTATDNFAIFDTSLGTIPVLMTPSTTPKTVANFESYINKGAYSNSIVHRSVPGFVWQAGGFQLTTKPDVATTATDAPVQNEFGASNVRGTIAMAKLGSDPNSATSQFFFNESDANAANLDKQNGGFTVFGRVVGQSGLAVMDAIAAAPVPSPGPMASPLDSAPLLNYKAGTTVQPSNLVLIKSVTTADEGFSAVSDAPAVASASLQGNKLVVTPLAAGTAKITVVGYGSDGSAATETFRVTVSPGTQPSTTPIAVKPQAVAPVPGLSVTARGALPATAIAGQKARIQQTVGLTASSGAVSQRLQAELVLSSTTSGASSDSTIASKAANVRFKAGVPARMNLSAGRLDSALTAGTYRVLVSVTDPNGAKTTIDTGKTLTVQPPQAKPIRR